One Methylocapsa sp. D3K7 DNA window includes the following coding sequences:
- the ribH gene encoding 6,7-dimethyl-8-ribityllumazine synthase, whose protein sequence is MASPRRSPNIHRPDSKGGRFLVVEAGFYENIAGMLREGAQRAFGSAGALVDVVAVPGALEIPIAMALALEHAESRQQPFDGAVALGCVIRGETYHFEIVANECARALTQLAMSRRLAFGNGVLSVENEEQALSRANPAQGDKGGDAARAALSLYRLRLELKPVPNLNTGAL, encoded by the coding sequence ATGGCTTCGCCACGCCGGTCTCCCAACATCCATCGTCCGGACTCGAAGGGCGGCCGCTTCCTGGTTGTTGAGGCGGGATTTTACGAGAATATTGCGGGGATGCTGCGGGAAGGCGCGCAGCGGGCGTTTGGCAGTGCCGGGGCTTTGGTTGATGTCGTCGCAGTCCCCGGCGCGCTCGAAATTCCGATTGCCATGGCGCTCGCGCTCGAGCATGCTGAATCCCGCCAGCAGCCATTCGATGGCGCGGTCGCGCTGGGTTGCGTCATTCGCGGTGAAACCTATCATTTTGAGATCGTCGCCAATGAATGCGCGCGCGCCCTGACGCAGCTTGCCATGTCCCGCAGGCTTGCCTTCGGCAATGGCGTATTGAGCGTCGAGAACGAGGAGCAAGCATTGTCGCGTGCCAATCCCGCGCAAGGCGACAAGGGCGGTGACGCGGCGCGGGCGGCGCTCTCGCTTTACCGGTTGAGGCTTGAGTTGAAACCCGTGCCAAACCTCAACACCGGAGCACTTTGA